The Onychomys torridus chromosome 12, mOncTor1.1, whole genome shotgun sequence genomic interval AGGCCTGTGGGATTATGGGGACCATCTTTGGTTCTTTAGTGTGATGTATACTGAGCACTGGGTGGGTCAAGTGTGGAGAGACACCTAACACTTCCATGGGTTTTATGAACGATggtttttcttattgtttgaaAGGTCTAACTCTCCCCCTTTGGCTTGCCAACACATAGCTGCAAATATTTAAATGGGAAATGCTCTAAAATCACTCAAAATAAACTTTGGACACAGATTGAAATCTAATTTCATTAAGTATTTGGAAATTTAAAGTGTATTAAAAACATCATTAATTTGCTcttaaaatggcatttaaaaaggtaaataggggctggagagatggcccagcagtttagagcactggctgctcttgcagaggagcctgGTTAGGTTTCACAGCACCTACCACAACTGTTTTGTAACTCTGGTTATAGACAatttgacacccttttctggcctccatgggcaccaggcatgtacatggtgcacatacatacatgcaggcaaaacattcatacacataaaataaaataaaataaacaaatcataaCATTACAAAAATTGAAAACTGAGTGGCTAGAAGTCTCAGAGCATGTACTTAAGGTTATAGGACACATAGGCATAGCATCTCACACCCGAGAGTTTCAGCTGAATGCATTTCTGACAGGATGAAACCCGTCTTACCTGTGGCTTCCACCATTCCCTCCAGGATGACCACAATCTCCAGTTCCTCCTTAGGTAGTTGGGCTTTGGAGATCTCCCAGAAGGGACTCTGTTGGTTAATTTCATGGCTAATAATCAACGGCGACACCAGAAAGAGTCTGTCGTCCCCGGTGTAATACCCTACGTTGATATCTGTCTGGTTGAGGGGGATGAACTCCCCCTCTGAAGTCTGTTTGGACTTGATCAACTTGGCTCTGATGGAAGCCTCCACGATGTGGGAATTCCTCAGGTCACCTACCCGGAACATCAGGCATAGTTTCCCATCCCGCATGGAGATCACCGCATGAGTGGAAAAGACCAGGGTCTCTGCCCTCTTCTTGGGTTGGGATATTTTCACAAACATACATCCTACCATGAAGGCGTTGACAATGGACCCCAACACAGACTGGATTAAGAGGAGAATAATTCCCTCGGGGCACTTGTCCGTGATGACCCGGTAGCCATAACCAATGGTGGTTTCTGTCTCTATTGAGAATAAAAAAGCAGAGACAAATCCATTGAGGTTGGTAACACAGGGAGTCCAGGAGGGGTCCTCTATGTGGTCCATATCTCCCCGGATGTATGCAATTAGCCACCAGATCATCCCAAAGAAGAGCCATGTCACTGTGTAGACCATGACAAAGATTAACAGGTTGAATCTCCACTTTAGGTCCACGAGGGTGGTGAAGATATCCGTCAGGTATCGGTAGGTCTCCCTCACGTTGCCATGGTGGACGTTACACTTCCCATCCTTCCTCACATACCTCTGGATTTTCCTTTTGGTCCTGTCTCGGCTGATGTGCCTTGGCAGGTCGTCTCTGGCTTGCTTAGGCAACTTTGGCTGGTGAATGGCCACTGGGCTTTCCACATCCTGGTCCATGGAATCACCTTCCAGGACATTTGCTGGcagtttgaagaaaagaaaagagagtccAAATGaaatgctggttttttttttttttttttaaagctaatggAATCACACACTTAATCTATGGCAGGAAACTCAAATACCACTTTTGCACTTATGAACTAGGCTAACAGAGCCATTTTTACTCCGCTCCATCTGGACAAGTCCTCAGTTGACTTGCACTGCTGTGTGCTGAGATCTAGCATGCACAAGTCCTTTGTTACCCAGCACACCAGGATGAAGCTCTGTGCTGGGACCTCGGCTCCCTGCCAGGAGCTTCCACTGCCCCTGTTTCCATGGCAGGGTGTCGCCTGACTCTATCTGAGATGTTAAAGCATGGGGGAGAGAGACAGCAGGCTCCTTATAGAAGGCATCTTGGCATTCAGACATACTGGCTCTGTCACTCACCAGTATGAATGCCACATGCTTTTATGAACTAAACAGTGATGTTCCCAGACACATAGGTGAAGCCTGAACCTTCAGGATGACTGTCTTTAGGGACTGAAACTTCTGGTAGTTGTCAATTACTGTGGAAACACATCTCTGGGTATGTCTTTATGAATGTTTCCAGAAAGATTCAACTGAGAAGCAGAGATCTGCCCTGAATGTGGTCACCATTCTCAGGGACTGAGACCCACactaaatgaaaaagagaaagggcaagcaagcaagcatcaaTGTTTGCCTCCCTGTTTTCTGAGGGGGAGTCAATGTcaccagccacctcacactcctgccaccatgcctccaAACTTTGAGCCAAAGAAAACTTCCATCCTGATGTTGCCTTCCTCAGCTGGTCTgtcacagcagagagaaaagtTAAAATACAAGCCTTTGAGGAGATGATTACAGGTTGAGTGGGGCCTAATCTACCACAACCCATGTCTTTAGAAGATGAGACACGGGAACGCACATGAACATGTGGAAAGCTACATAGAGTGAAAGACACCAcctcagagagagaaggaggggggagagagacacacatacacacacagagaaagagagaaagagagaaagagagagattgagattgattTCCAGAAACCAGCCCTGCTTGAACTTCCAGCCTCCAAAACAGAATGGTAAAACAAATCAATATCTACTGTCTATTACAGCAACTTGAACTGGCAAATATACTATTCACatctttcatttctctgtttgCAAAAATGTCCATTGGACCAACTCATAGGGTCATTACAAGGGAAAATGAAACCTCACAGGTGACATGGGCCAACATGCTATGTCATTAAACACCTTGTTGTAATAAACTGCTTCTTTATTACTCTTTATATTTAGGGTAAGAATTTTGAACCAGTTCTTTAAAGTACTGCTCAAATTTTAGGGCTTAAACACTTTCTTAAGAAGGGTGCATGCCTTATACTTTAATGGTTGATTCAATGCCAAGGTTAAAAAAGAAGCGTGGagaaatgttctctctctgtgtattcaCACATTTGGTTTGCTTTCTGCTTCAGCTTTGAGCATCTGTACCTTGGCATGTGGAGTTATTTCTTTCTGATGGCCTTTGTGAAGAATGTACCAGTTAGTAACGCATTAGGAAAGCTCTCTTAGTTGCCGAGTGCAAAGGGAATTTTAGAACGGGCTCTGCTATTAAATGCATAGAAACCGCTGTCTGCAATGACTTGTTTAGCCAGTGATTTCAGAGCTGCTGAAAGTTTTATGAGCAGTTTCTTTCCCCAGGCTTTCACTCTGGTCCTTCAGTTGAGCTAGGCATTTGCTCAGTGGTGGCTGAGTTTTCCTCTTGGTTCAAGGAGAAGTGAAGTCTAGGGAGAAACTATCActtatttaaataagaaaacagtcAGGGCTGGGACTTGTGAGGTACTCTCTTAACTTATGAATCAGCCTTGCTTGTGGTTGGTGAGTCGACTTTAAAATCAATTACATGGATCTGTTTTTTGGTTTCTACCCAAGGAAGCACCCAATCTATAGAGCATACTGTGTAATTTGATAGCCTGTCCTATAGATCATCGGCCTCAATGAGCCTTCAATTTGTAAGCAAGAAAACTAGGGCCGGAATAGAGAAGTAGGGAGGGCTACAGGTGGGTGAGGTATGTGGGTGGAGGGCCCCGCCCCTGTCCCCTGCTACAGCCTTTATATAGGAGGATGCTTTTGGTCCTGGGTGGTTTCCCCTCAGCTCTCTTTGCTCAGCTTTCCTCAGTGGCCTTTAAATAGGATTCCATCTGGTTGACTACTGAGATCAAACTGTGGCAGTCAGGAAAGGCTTTGCAAGCTCACAGGGACCCCAGCAGGCCGGAAGCATACTGAGGTCTGGACCTCTGGCAGGCTGTGTGGTGCATGGCCACTCTGAACCTATTTCTCTGAGTCCTGAAGTGGAAGGAGAGGGTTTGTATGTTAGCTACCTCTCAACAGCCTTCTGGGTATTTATATTTTGATACAATGAAGGGGATCAGCCTCCTGTTGGAAGTTCTTTCCCCTAGTTTTTGATTTGGCAGCTCTGCTCCAACACCAGGTGTTCATCGTGAACTGAGGGGCCTCTCTgagaggctgaggagttgatgatgTGCTGAGATTGTCGGCTGACTCCTTGGGGTGAGGACCACATCCCCATCCTCTTTGCATTCCAGCTCAGAAGGATAGAGATCACACAGTAAGGTGACCAAAGAGAAACAAACTCTGCTCCTCAGATTTTACCttttgttttaatcatttttctcatggctgtgacaaaacaccccaCAAAAGCAGCTCAAGAgaggatgttttttgttttttgttttcttttttggctcacggtttgagtgtgcagttcatcatggtggaggaaggcatggcagctggagccCATGGCCTCTGATTGCACtgtcatcaggaagcagagaggtgagtgATTATGTtagttcctttcttccttttgtggAGTCTCACATTAGCTGCTTTCTTGCTTTTATGACCCAAACCCATGAGATGGTGTTGCCCAGATTTAGAATGGTTGTTTTGTTAATCAATTCCAGAAATCCCAGAGGTTTGTCTTCTGACTGGTCCTAGGTTCTGTCAAGTTGAAAGGATCACTCGAACTGAAAGCTCAGTGTGCATTTTCTTCTGATCCTCTCACTGTGCTCTCAACACCTTTATCATAAACACTGGACCATAGAGTAGAgtgtctacaaagtgagaaccCTGACGACTAGACCAAGCTCAAACACATGGGCTTTGAGAGAgctaaaaaaacaaccaaacaaacaacacacaaaaaccaTGACCAGCAAAGATAAGGAGCCACAGCTACTGAAGACCCCAATCCATCCAGTAGATTCAGTGGTTTGTGGTTGACTTAAAACCCATTCACTTTGGAGGTTTCACTTAGCCCCATTCATTTGATAGCACCTCAAGGATTAGATGACGTTGAGAGTCCCTGTGGTGTCTTCTCAGGAACTTTCAAAGCCCCATTAGACGCTGCAGATACCCAGTGGATAACTGAAGTGGGACAGGAGGCTTGAGTTCTCTATGACATCGTTCTGTGTGCTCTGACCAGACTCCACTGTGCCCTGTGCGCAGATGTGCTGATCCTTTGAGAAATGTCTTGGCTGAGGCTATAACTCAAGGCCCACCAAAAACAAGGCTAAGATGTTTGTGTGTCAGACATGTTAAATCACATCCATAGTTCATGTTAAATCACATCATAGTTCATAAGGACCACCAGTGGGTGCCTCACCCCCCAGGTCAAGGAAGGCTTCCTGTGTGGGCACTCTGGTCACTGCTGCTCAGTGCTGCCTCCTTCTGGCTTGAGTCAGACAGCGCCTGCTGAGGTCCCAATAAAGACACTCCGCCTTATTGGTCCTATGTGGCTTGGCTTCATTTCAATTTCTGTACACAGAGTCCTGCCATTCTGTCAAGGTGGCCTCAGTGATGGAGTCATGCCCCATCGACAGTGGAGTATGACTCTCAGGATCAAGGTTTTAAACAGTAGGCAAAGTCCCTTCTTAGATCTTTGCctcttctatgtgtgtgtggggggggggggggggggggtaacagAAGTCAAGAGGTGAAGGAACCTGGGTCCCAAACAGTGTGGGGAcctgcctgtggtgatattttatgtgtccccaataaagtttatctgaggatcagaggaagaagccagccactatattaaacatagaagtcaggcagtggtagcacacgcctttaattctatcacttgggatctgtctggatctctgtgagttcaaggccacactggaaacagagacaggcatgatgacacacgccttaaattccagcactagttaactataaggtctggaggtttgtacagacagacaggaagggacagagctgggctggaagaggaagtgatgtagttgggtggagaggaagtgaggtggcagAATAGAAGTGaggcatataggcatgagtagacaggaagtaggtctctttggaagccgcagagttggtgaggtgaggttagctgtggcttttcctattcctctgatctctcagattttaaccccgatatctggctccaggtttttatttaataagaccttttaagattcgtgttatacCTGCCATCTGTCTAGGAACAAGAAAAACCAGGGCTGTGACTGGCATTCTACATTTGCCTCTGTTGTCAAGTCCACCTCTGATTTTACAGCCAGAAATACGCAGTGCCTCTAAGAAGAGTTACCAGTCTGGAGAGTAgttaagagagagacaggaagaaaggcgaagatggagtgtgtgtgtttgtgcttgtaAGAGTCAGTGTGTGGGTAACTGAATGCTGTGATTAGTGAGTCTAGATGCTTCAGTGACTTCAAAAACAAGCCAAGGGAACCAGGCCTCCCTGGAAGTGTGGTGAGAAGGTGGTCTTGGTGGTGCTCCTTCAATCGAGACAATAGGGGCTGACCACATTCATCATGGAATGATGAGGGATGGGCAGAACAGCACAGagttgagagaaagagagcccaAGAGGACAATACTGCAAGAGTAGAAGATCCTGGGGCACAGGAAGGGCAAGACCAGCCAGGAGAGCGCGGTATGGGGTGGACTAGGTGATGGGGCCAGGGACAGCGGGGCTTCATGACTGCATCTGTGGCGTCATGGGAATCATGTCCAGGGAGAAAGGACTATTGCAGCTGTTAGCTGTGAGCAGTTCCCACGAGTCCATGTGCAGATGTGTCTGGGGAGTCACAGAAGGAAATGCCATTGGGGTCACTTAACAGTTCTTTCTTGCAGTGCGCGTGTGAATTTGAGGGATGATCTGGATGACATTTCTAGAGCATTCCAAGATGTGTGGCAGTGCAAGCTGCAGAAGGATTGGGGAGCATTTCTTCTGCATCCTTGCACAGTCCGGGACGCAGGCAGTGTCTTAGGAGCTGTGGCGATCTGAATGAGAAGTGCCCTGTGGGGAACCTGTGTTGGAACACTTGGTTCCCGGTGTTGGTGCTGTCCGCGAAGGCGCTGGGGCCTTCAGGATGCGAGGTTTTGCTAGAGGAAGTACATGACTGGGGACAGGGTGGAGTTTGAGTTTGCGTATCTGGttcacttcctcttttctctctaggCTTCCTATGAGGGGATGAAATATGATCATCTCCTTCCTGACTCTgccagcctctgtgtgtgtgtgtgtgtgtgtgtgtgtgtgtgtgtgtgtgtgtgtgtgtatcttacaGTGAGTGTTGGGAGAGGATGGGCACACTGATCCCATCCAGTTGACTCAGTTTCAGTAGTTCAGACAGGGACCTCAGCCTGTGGACATGTGGGCTCCTTTTCTGTTGAGCATGCCTTGCTAGATGAAAAGATAGACGCCTCACAGAACGGGAGAGGATGTGTTCCAACCACACACTCCACAGGGCATTGGTAACTAGGAGATGTGAGGAACTCCTACAGCAGAGGCACCAGAGCTCTGGAGAGGGTTTTCTAAGGAAACTGCACCAATGGCCAATGAGCCCATGAACTATACTCAGCATTGCTAggcattaggaaaatgcaaatcaaaaccataatTAGATACCAATTCATACACATTACAAAGgccattattaaaaaaaaggaagaaaatggaaaattacaAGTATTTATGAGCCTGGATACATTGCTGATAGGGATGGAAGAGCCTGCAGCCACCATGGATGGCAGTATGGCAGTtgctcagaaagataaacacagtggagctggagagatggctccgcagagGAGTGGCTGAGTCCGGGTTGGTGAAGGCTAGGGCAGAAGAGCCTCAGCAGGAAGCAGGGGGTACTGCAGTACGGGTGCTGGCCCAGCAAACAGCGTCCAGGGGTTTCATCCAGCACATGCTGGCGTCAGCAATGGCTTGCATGGACTGAGACCAGATTCTTCCTCCTTTATgtcacagtgagttctagacagATCAAGGGttcaaatgaaaaatagaaaactacAGCTGTGCGTGCAGAATATGTTATTTTCCCAAGTAGCACCAGGAGCTGAGAAGGCCCCTTTAAAGCCATGCTAGGAATCCAGGAGCTTCATTAAAAGATGGATATTTTTGgcaacataaaaatttaaatgtctgtTAAAAAATATAAGAGGACAAATCCAGAAAAACATCTACCAAGTGCAGTGTGCATGCTCCCACCTATGAAGGCACAGAGAGTCAGCCAGAAAAGTGGATAAGGTGCTTCTGAGAGAAGAAATACAGAGTCAGAAAGTGCAGGGCGTGCTGGTCAACCACAGTGAAGCAAAAGGAAtgcaaataacatttaaaaaagcaaacacgcggggctgctcttccaaaggacctgggttcaattcccagcacccacacgacagtttacaactgtctgtagctccagttccaggggatctggtattctcacacagacatacatgcaggcaaaaacccaatgtacataaaaaaataaatctcaaaaaagcaaacaaaccaagatCAACAGTAAATAAAGTATGTTAACCCAATGTTTGTCACCAACGTTCACTAAATGCACTGTTGCAGCTAGCATCAGTGGAGTATTATGTGGTTGTATCTAATGTTACCCATACATTGCAGTCTTCTAGGGTCCACAATTGGTCATCTTTCCAAGGTGGCTGATATTTAAAGTCCCAACCGCTGCCTCCCAGAATGCTGTTACTGTTTCTTGGTCTTGCTTTTCCATGGTTCTTTCCACTTCCAGCATGGGAGACATGACCCTCTGGCCTTGGCAACAAGACCTGGTCCATGCAGCAGGCCTGCAACACTATACCTGAATGAGGGGGCATGTGTTCACTGACCTAGCCAACAGTCCATGTTGCAGTGCTGAGCAAAAAAGCAGAATCCGAAGTGTGAGCCCACTTTGCATTGGCTGCCTTCTTACAAtagcttgtgtgtgtttgtgaatgtgtgttgtatgtacatAGAAAAACGTTCTCCAAAATATGAATTTTGATCCATTTCTGAGCTGTAagtttgtgtgggtgtttttactttctctttcaatttttctATATTTAGATCTTTCCTTTAATATGTTTCACTTAAAAATATCAGTGGGAAACATCGTGTTTGCTCTGATTTTATTGTCTCAAACATGTCTTGTATAAGATACCAAGACAGCTCATTGGACTTGGCAATTGGGACTCACTGGTGTGGGCTGAACAGTGTCTTCCCCACATTTATGCCCGCTCTATACCTGGAAATGTGATCTTGCTCACTAAAGGGTCTTTGGGGGAATTAATTAGCTTAAGGGACAAGCAGAGGTTGTATTGGGTCAGGTCAGAACCTACACCCGATTCGACACCTCATGAAGGGTGGAACACACCAGGCGTACAGAGCTGGTCACTTGATAAGAAGGTGGAGAGCGATCAGACTGATGTTGCTACAAGCTGATACTAAGAACATCCGACCCCTCCTTTCAGCTTGCAAACAGAATAGGGTTCTGCTTATACCTTGACTTTGAACTCT includes:
- the Kcnj6 gene encoding G protein-activated inward rectifier potassium channel 2 isoform X1, producing the protein MTMAKLTESMTNVLEGDSMDQDVESPVAIHQPKLPKQARDDLPRHISRDRTKRKIQRYVRKDGKCNVHHGNVRETYRYLTDIFTTLVDLKWRFNLLIFVMVYTVTWLFFGMIWWLIAYIRGDMDHIEDPSWTPCVTNLNGFVSAFLFSIETETTIGYGYRVITDKCPEGIILLLIQSVLGSIVNAFMVGCMFVKISQPKKRAETLVFSTHAVISMRDGKLCLMFRVGDLRNSHIVEASIRAKLIKSKQTSEGEFIPLNQTDINVGYYTGDDRLFLVSPLIISHEINQQSPFWEISKAQLPKEELEIVVILEGMVEATGMTCQARSSYITSEILWGYRFTPVLTLEDGFYEVDYNSFHETYETSTPSLSAKELAELANRAELPLSWSVSSKLNQHAELETEEDEKNPEEQTERNGDVANLENESKVVTLDS
- the Kcnj6 gene encoding G protein-activated inward rectifier potassium channel 2 isoform X2, translated to MTMAKLTESMTNVLEGDSMDQDVESPVAIHQPKLPKQARDDLPRHISRDRTKRKIQRYVRKDGKCNVHHGNVRETYRYLTDIFTTLVDLKWRFNLLIFVMVYTVTWLFFGMIWWLIAYIRGDMDHIEDPSWTPCVTNLNGFVSAFLFSIETETTIGYGYRVITDKCPEGIILLLIQSVLGSIVNAFMVGCMFVKISQPKKRAETLVFSTHAVISMRDGKLCLMFRVGDLRNSHIVEASIRAKLIKSKQTSEGEFIPLNQTDINVGYYTGDDRLFLVSPLIISHEINQQSPFWEISKAQLPKEELEIVVILEGMVEATGMTCQARSSYITSEILWGYRFTPVLTLEDGFYEVDYNSFHETYETSTPSLSAKELAELANRAELPLSWSVSSKLNQHAELETEEDEKNPEEQTERNG